TTGTAGGAGGTCATTTAATATATCAAGTTTTGTTGACTAGCAAGACCAAAAGACTCTTAATCAAATTATGCGTACATAAAAAAGATAatgcattttgattttttttgttcacattaCTCGACAGTCTTTTGCTTTATACCTCTAAAACGTAAAATCAAGCTTAATTTGACTATTATACAGTTTATTGTTATTTATACATGTGCAACAAATATCCTTTGCAATATTGTTTTCggttataattgaaaaaaatattttttatttacatcaaTTGAGTTGAAGATATTTAAAACTTGAGaaatttttatgaatataattcATGAGGTGATATTATTTAACAGAAAATGTATAATCtactatttatgtaattaaaaatacattcCTATATCTTCTCTATTATTTGAGAGgtgatttgttaattttgttgatgtattactcttttatgtttttcgaaaacataaatgattaaaaataatatttacttttgtaaaatacTATGAGAACCCATGTGCTAAATTTTATTTGtccataacaaacaaaaataatatacatgtgatcaaattacataattacatttttattgacATATTCCCCAATTCAATAATGTGTTTATGTGaatttatctttaaaacataatatttgctatattttaaatttaaaaatttgaagagTATAGGAtgactttttattttggatGTTTAAATAACTCATTCAACAATTAATCATTATTAGTTGAATAGTAAAAATTAGACTACACAAGTTAgataaaatgtaattaaatacataaactttcaaatttaggcaaaaaaaatcatgaactttgtgaaaggcaaaaaaaatcatgaattttgtGAGAGGCCATTTAATACATCAAGTTTTGTTGAATAGCcgtttaaaacatcaaatatcgTTGATGAAGCCAAAAACAACATGGTGTTAAACAGAAAAGTAACGGATGTTAGTTGCTCAGTTATCTCATTTAATGATATGTCTATTTTGTCTTGGTCAAcgatatttgatgttttaaatggctaATTAACAGAACTTGATGTATTAAATGATCTCCCACGAAGTTTATCGTTTTTTTTgcctaaatttgaaagttcatgtattacatgacatttttccctttcaaaattaactaaaactttttttttggtaaaaagtcaAAATAAGATGAATGATTAGTtgaatatttattaaaaactataaaaatttgAGGAGTTCTAAGGATTTGCATTAAGTGCTTTTGACGTCGGTATGTTGAGCAATATATAAGCAAACTAAACTTGTGCGAGGACAAAAGTTTGTGGGCAACTTTATTTTACAGTTTTGTTTGATGTGTGTATGAACGATCATGCaggcaaaacaaaacaaaaaaacaaaagtttcttcacctttcttttgattattAACTTACCTACGGTCACCTTATCTTTGTCgacaaatttggattttttatgAACATCTTTAcggataaaaaaagaaacaacgtGTGTTACTTAAAACTATTATCTtccacaaaaaacaaaaatggaagaGAACAATTTGACGAAACTACATcgaacacaaaaataaatattacagaatccaattttttttagatgacaatcccatttatttttcttacgtttgttacatttttttttttaaatttttctgtTACATGAATTCATAAGATAAACAATAAAACCAGAGAAATGCTTAGAATTTTGTTATTTCCTGCCTATTTACGAAAGATTAAATATGAGTTTGACCgacatttatttctttttggttataaCCACACAAATCACGAGTTTCTCTCCATTACTCTcgtattaaaagtatatatgtgGTGATTAGTCGCAGATAGAGGAAGAAAAAGTTATACAGGAATCACTATCATATGTAGACTcagaatatatataactagtaaAACTAAATCATTTGTTTGTAAGACTGAGATAGAGACAGTGATTGCTATTGGGGAGGATCGGGTCGTTCATAGAATTGATACTGTTctttttctacatattttatatattccttttttaagaaaatatcattttggTTCTGGGAGGGGTGAGCTGGATCAGAAACTTAAATGAATTATTGAAGTAATTTTAGTTTGGGATGCCAAAACCAGCAAGTAACTctcaagataaaacaaaacttgtaaaGTGTATAAAGAGgattaataagtttttattagttattgatttaatataattaaacacgATGGACGGTTGATTAAGACGAAGAAGTAGTCATAATCCAACACTAATActactggtttttttttttttttgtcaacacacTACTGGTTCATTTCTTGAAGAGTCACTGTTGCCTTGccttgctaaaaaaaaaagtggattaCAAATCATATAAGTTCGTGTTAGGTACTAATTATGCTAAATTTCTGAATATTCTGAGATATATGATCTATCACATATCtttacaatttgtttttgtttttggtcagGATATTtgcaaattaattattaaattaaaaaatggatATACGAATATACCATATTTTGCAACTATATACGACATTAAAATCCACTTAGGGTAGAAAGATACACGTTTAGATCTTTCGTTAAAACAAAGGACTTGTAGTAACCAGAGTTTCGAACCTTTTGGGTTACATTAACAATTAAATTTCAATACTACCGGAAAATTCCAACGTCAAtatccctatatattaatagagaagcattttgTGAAAATGTCGATGTGTCATTGTCAGAGCGATTTGAAGATTTAATTACCATTAAGCATTtcaagataaatatatttacaaaaataactcttttaatttattaaatgtgttattaaaatatataagaaaatctttattttattattatttacataaatgtgttattagaatatataaggtaatgtttatttctattagttttttaaaatgaaagaccGTCAActattaaaaagtatatatatagttaataatttaattatcattttcataacatatttaataatttaaaataaattatattttataaactattaaaaaacttattcatctatttaactttttgaaatacaaaacttattctctaatttttaaaaatttgatgactattcaagtactccctctgtttcacaataaatgtcattttgacacatttcacacaaattagaaaaatattaaaatatacatatatgcccttatttaataaatgtttaataagttaatttagtcatagattaagggtaaaactagaaaatttaatgaaaaagatgtattgaaaatataaaatagtacattggaaatgtaaaatgacactttttgtgaaacaaaaataaaattctaaaatgacactctttatgaaacaaaaggagtatatattaaaaattaattattacaataatcttaaaaataaataacattatcacaattatcacaataattaacattatattccacatttcacgggtgaaatatatttttacacaaaataattaaatgtaaatttgaataaaaaagaaaaaaattatgtgttaaattattattatgacaccttatatttcaaataataattttacttgtaataattttattgagtcTATTTATCCCGCATGTAGTGTGGGTTATTACCTAGTTGTCTCGTAACATTGAGTGACTATAATATTCGTTGTTACAACTTGCAAcacagtttttttcttcaaacatTTCGTTAGAGAATATTGTATTTGTGCTTCTTGAATCAagaatctgttttttttgtttggaacatttagaaaactaaacccttaacttgagtcaattgcaagaTTAAACCTCTCTTTTCTATTTCTAACCTTTACCATTTTCTCCCAATTAAATCTTGTGTGTTCATTGTATTCATAAAAATGCaattatttctaatttatttgaatttcttgcaaATCTAAAATGTTTTATTCGGGTAAGATCTTGAATAAAGAATAATTCTACGGCACTAGCTATTTTTgagtttgaatattttaaaaggaatactATGATTTATCTATTCTAATGGGCCCGTAATTTTTATTTGGCCCATGATTCATTAACAACAACTTGAGGTTTttataagaaaagtaaaaaacatggAGACATTGGTTTGACtgactttttactttttaccatAAAATCTTGCAGTAATTACGGGGTTGAGTGAAATAAAAACACTTTCACAGGTTTATCTTTTCATTTCAGACACGAATTCACAGGTTATCTAATGTGACCTTTTGGCTTTACTCTTTCATACTTCACATGTTCTCTGTACCTtgatattaaacaaaaccataacGACAGATGCATTCGTCTTTCTCTTCAGTCCCTTCATCTTTCAGTGTACAAAAGAGTAAATTGCAATAACTCTTGTGAATAttcttcctattttttttttttgatattttttactaCTCCATAAGCAAAGAAgtgataacaaaacaaacaagcaaaaacacaaatcattaCAAGCAAAGCAACCATCAAACTAAGCCATTAAAAAACGAATCCATGATTCAGTGTATTTGTTCCTTCTTTTTTACTTTGGGGGTTTCATTATCTGGTGATGACATTCTTTGTTCTACTACAGCACATCAAAATCTTAAGgtttttacatatttgttttttgttgggtGTTGTTGGAGATTAAGGAAAGAACCAGACCTTGATGAAGATTGAAAGAACCATTTGCAGACCAAATGCTGCACCCATTACAACCGTGATATCATTGTTCGTCTCAAGGTATGACTGTAGATTCAGGGCAACAAAGGACGATGATGCGCCACCAGCTAAGAGTATAATCACCCATCTCAGAAACTCTACTGGAATAAGCAATGGAAGCTGCACAATAATATCCTGAGTATTAGACTTAAACATCAATCGAGAGCACAAATTATTAAGATAGTAGCGCTGTGATACCATTTGTGTATCAAGTAAGTATATGCATCTACCTTTAATGTTATTGACAATCAATTGATTAATTTTAACAGCAAAAGAGGTGGAAGTTACTGAATATACTTACCGAGATTGGAATGAAAATGAAGAGAGAGTATCCCCAGAGGCACCAGAATCTCAGAAGATCAGCTTTGGACCCCATATACCGAAGGGAGAAATAAAATCCCAGAGGCACAATTATTGCATAGCCATAGATTACAGATGCTGCCAAATTCATATAGTTCACATCAAAGATCCACGGCGCATCACTTTGGGTTCGTTTCTTCACAAGATATGTGGCACAATTTCCGAGCGAAGCAAGCACAAACACAAGCGTAGTGCAGATCCAGACAAGTCCATACCTAACAGAGAGACGAGATGCAAACACGAGTCATTAATCTACAAACATTTGTGAAGCTTTTAGCCAATCTTTAGAGGATAACATTTTTGCTAATTGAATATATGCACGTGTTAATTTGATGCTTGTCCAAGAGGAAATGAGGATTTTTCTAATCTATCGCTTGAAGTAACACGTGAGTAAATGCATCCTATTAATTTACAAAGCAATAATCTACTTAATTTAATGGGGTAACTTGCTATTTTCTGATTCCTGAGAATCAACGATAATGACAACACAAAGGGGGCATAAATTTAGTGTTTGCTCAATCAGGCCTGTCTTCAACTGCCTCGAAGCCTGATCAGACAAATCCTATTTTCAGATCTTAGGTTTCCTAATCAAGACAATGACATTACATCAACCTTACCGCAATCTGATTGAGACTATACTACAGACTATGAAAATAGCTAGAAGTCTAAAATTAACGTGAGGCAATGTTTTAACTAGCTATAGTTACCAGATAGCATATGGAAACTGATCTAGATGCAGGCTAAAGTCTACAATATATCAGCTCCGGAGGAATATTCAAGCAGCAAAACatagttaagaaaaaagaaaactaaacaagcaaaatgaaaaagagTGAAGCAGGAAGATCTATCACGCTAAAGATCCAGTTCTTTCCTTCATTACATTCCTGGTTTTAAAATCTGACACTACAGTTTTAATCATCAAATATCAATAGCTTTATTGGCAATCTCTACTCCAGTAAAACTACTTATCTAACACTTGCACCGGAAACAGCAAAGCATTCCCCAAACCTATGAGATATCAAACACCTTCATCTGATTTATCGCAGCTGGAATGTGCTTTCGGAAAGGTGCAGTATATAACACTTAAAATGGTTATGAATTAACAGCCTGAGATCTCAATAGGAGTTTCGAAATACAAACCTAGACACCACTTAAAATGGTAACATGGTAACAAAGGAGCAGAAGATAACACTTAAAATGGTAACAAAGGAGCAGTGGACTGATTAAAGAAATCTCGCAACTCCAGTGCAATCACCAAGAAGTGTCAGAGGAGAAATGCATTAAAAGACTTACAAATCAGGGTTTGCATCAATCTTGTTGAAAAAATCTCCGCTAGTGGGATACAACGAGCTCATCAATCTGTTCAAAACAACGTCTGTGTCTACATCGAAGTACTGAGTATATGAGTAGACGTTAAANNNNNNNNNNNNNNNNNNNNNNNNNNNNNNNNNNNNNNNNNNNNNNNNNNNNNNNNNNNNNNNNNNNNNNNNNNNNNNNNNNNNNNNNNNNNNNNNNNNNNNNNNNNNNNNNNNNNNNNNNNNNNNNNNNNNNNNNNNNNNNNNNNNNNNNNNNNNNNNNNNNNNNNNNNNNNNNNNNNNNNNNNNNNNNNNNNNNNNNNNNNNNNNNNNNNNNNNNNNNNNNNNNNNNNNNNNNNNNNNNNNNNNNNNNNNNNNNNNNNNNNNNNNNNNNNNNNNNNNNNNNNNNNNNNNNNNNNNNNNNNNNNNNNNNNNNNNNNNNNNNNNNNNNNNNNNNNNNNNNNNNNNNNNNNNNNNNNNNNNNNNNNNNNNNNNNNNNNNNNNNNNNNNNNNNNNNNNNNNNNNNNNNNNNNNNNNNNNNNNNNNNNNNNNNNNNNNNNNNNNNNNNNNNNNNNNNNNNNNNNNNNNNNNNNNNNNNNNNNNNNNNNNNNNNNNNNNNNNNNNNNNNNNNNNNNNNNNNNNNNNNNNNNNNNNNNNNNNNNNNNNNNNNNNNNNNNNNNNNNNNNNNNNNNNNNNNNNNNNNNNNNNNNNNNNNNNNNNNNNNNNNNNNNNNNNNNNNNNNNNNNNNNNNNNNNNNNNNNNNNNNNNNNNNNNNNNNNNNNNNNNNNNNNNNNNNNNNNNNNNNNNNNNNNNNNNNNNNNNNNNNNNNNNNNNNNNNNNNNNNNNNNNNNNNNNNNNNNNNNNNNNNNNNNNNNNNNNNNNNNNNNNNNNNNNNNNNNNNNNNNNNNNNNNNNNNNNNNNNNNNNNNNNNNNNNNNNNNNNNNNNNNNNNNNNNNNNNNNNNNNNNNNNNNNNNNNNNNNNNNNNNNNNNNNNNNNNNNNNNNNNNNNNNNNNNNNNNNNNNNNNNNNNNNNNNNNNNNNNNNNNNNNNNNNNNNNNNNNNNNNNNNNNNNNNNNNNNNNNNNNNNNNNNNNNNNNNNNNNNNNNNNNNNNNNNNNNNNNNNNNNNNNNNNNNNNNNNNNNNNNNNNNNNNNNNNNNNNNNNNNNNNNNNNNNNNNNNNNNNNNNNNNNNNNNNNNNNNNNNNNNNNNNNNNNNNNNNNNNNNNNNNNNNNNNNNNNNNNNNNNNNNNNNNNNNNNNNNNNNNNNNNNNNNNNNNNNNNNNNNNNNNNNNNNNNNNNNNNNNNNNNNNNNNNNNNNNNNNNNNNNNNNNNNNNNNNNNNNNNNNNNNNNNNNNNNNNNNNNNNNNNNNNNNNNNNNNNNNNNNNNNNNNNNNNNNNNNNNNNNNNNNNNNNNNNNNNNNNNNNNNNNNNNNNNNNNNNNNNNNNNNNNNNNNNNNNNNNNNNNNNNNNNNNNNNNNNNNNNNNNNNNNNNNNNNNNNNNNNNNNNNNNNNNNNNNNNNNNNNNNNNNNNNNNNNNNNNNNNNNNNNNNNNNNNNNNNNNNNNNNNNNNNNNNNNNNNNNNNNNNNNNNNNNNNNNNNNNNNNNNNNNNNNNNNNNNNNNNNNNNNNNNNNNNNNNNNNNNNNNNNNNNNNNNNNNNNNNNNNNNNNNNNNNNNNNNNNNNNNNNNNNNNNNNNNNNNNNNNNNNNNNNNNNNNNNNNNNNNNNNNNNNNNNNNNNNNNNNNNNNNNNNNNNNNNNNNNNNNNNNNNNNNNNNNNNNNNNNNNNNNNNNNNNNNNNNNNNNNNNNNNNNNNNNNNNNNNNNNNNNNNNNNNNNNNNNNNNNNNNNNNNNNNNNNNNNNNNNNNNNNNNNNNNNNNNNNNNNNNNNNNNNNNNNNNNNNNNNNNNNNNNNNNNNNNNNNNNNNNNNNNNNNNNNNNNNNNNNNNNNNNNNNNNNNNNNNNNNNNNNNNNNNNNNNNNNNNNNNNNNNNNNNNNNNNNNNNNNNNNNNNNNNNNNNNNNNNNNNNNNNNNNNNNNNNNNNNNNNNNNNNNNNNNNNNNNNNNNNNNNNNNNNNNNNNNNNNNNNNNNNNNNNNNNNNNNNNNNNNNNNNNNNNNNNNNNNNNNNNNNNNNNNNNNNNNNNNNNNNNNNNNNNNNNNNNNNNNNNNNNNNNNNNNNNNNNNNNNNNNNNNNNNNNNNNNNNNNNNNNNNNNNNNNNNNNNNNNNNNNNNNNNNNNNNNNNNNNNNNNNNNNNNNNNNNNNNNNNNNNNNNNNNNNNNNNNNNNNNNNNNNNNNNNNNNNNNNNNNNNNNNNNNNNNNNNNNNNNNNNNNNNNNNNNNNNNNNNNNNNNNNNNNNNNNNNNNNNNNNNNNNNNNNNNNNNNNNNNNNNNNNNNNNNNNNNNNNNNNNNNNNNNNNNNNNNNNNNNNNNNNNNNNNNNNNNNNNNNNNNNNNNNNNNNNNNNNNNNNNNNNNNNNNNNNNNNNNNNNNNNNNNNNNNNNNNNNNNNNNNNNNNNNNNNNNNNNNNNNNNNNNNNNNNNNNNNNNNNNNNNNNNNNNNNNNNNNNNNNNNNNNNNNNNNNNNNNNNNNNNNNNNNNNNNNNNNNNNNNNNNNNNNNNNNNNNNNNNNNNNNNNNNNNNNNNNNNNNNNNNNNNNNNNNNNNNNNNNNNNNNNNNNNNNNNNNNNNNNNNNNNNNNNNNNNNNNNNNNNNNNNNNNNNNNNNNNNNNNNNNNNNNNNNNNNNNNNNNNNNNNNNNNNNNNNNNNNNNNNNNNNNNNNNNNNNNNNNNNNNNNNNNNNNNNNNNNNNNNNNNNNNNNNNNNNNNNNNNNNNNNNNNNNNNNNNNNNNNNNNNNNNNNNNNNNNNNNNNNNNNNNNNNNNNNNNNNNNNNNNNNNNNNNNNNNNNNNNNNNNNNNNNNNNNNNNNNNNNNNNNNNNNNNNNNNNNNNNNNNNNNNNNNNNNNNNNNNNNNNNNNNNNNNNNNNNNNNNNNNNNNNNNNNNNNNNNNNNNNNNNNNNNNNNNNNNNNNNNNNNNNNNNNNNNNNNNNNNNNNNNNNNNNNNNNNNNNNNNNNNNNNNNNNNNNNNNNNNNNNNNNNNNNNNNNNNNNNNNNNNNNNNNNNNNNNNNNNNNNNNNNNNNNNNNNNNNNNNNNNNNNNNNNNNNNNNNNNNNNNNNNNNNNNNNNNNNNNNNNNNNNNNNNNNNNNNNNNNNNNNNNNNNNNNNNNNNNNNNNNNNNNNNNNNNNNNNNNNNNNNNNNNNNNNNNNNNNNNNNNNNNNNNNNNNNNNNNNNNNNNNNNNNNNNNNNNNNNNNNNNNNNNNNNNNNNNNNNNNNNNNNNNNNNNNNNNNNNNNNNNNNNNNNNNNNNNNNNNNNNNNNNNNNNNNNNNNNNNNNNNNNNNNNNNNNNNNNNNNNNNNNNNNNNNNNNNNNNNNNNNNNNNNNNNNNNNNNNNNNNNNNNNNNNNNNNNNNNNNNNNNNNNNNNNNNNNNNNNNNNNNNNNNNNNNNNNNNNNNNNNNNNNNNNNNNNNNNNNNNNNNNNNNNNNNNNNNNNNNNNNNNNNNNNNNNNNNNNNNNNNNNNNNNNNNNNNNNNNNNNNNNNNNNNNNNNNNNNNNNNNNNNNNNNNNNNNNNNNNNNNNNNNNNNNNNNNNNNNNNNNNNNNNNNNNNNNNNNNNNNNNNNNNNNNNNNNNNNNNNNNNNNNNNNNNNNNNNNNNNNNNNNNNNNNNNNNNNNNNNNNNNNNNNNNNNNNNNNNNNNNNNNNNNNNNNNNNNNNNNNNNNNNNNNNNNNNNNNNNNNNNNNNNNNNNNNNNNNNNNNNNNNNNNNNNNNNNNNNNNNNNNNNNNNNNNNNNNNNNNNNNNNNNNNNNNNNNNNNNNNNNNNNNNNNNNNNNNNNNNNNNNNNNNNNNNNNNNNNNNNNNNNNNNNNNNNNNNNNNNNNNNNNNNNNNNNNNNNNNNNNNNNNNNNNNNNNNNNNNNNNNNNNNNNNNNNNNNNNNNNNNNNNNNNNNNNNNNNNNNNNNNNNNNNNNNNNNNNNNNNNNNNNNNNNNNNNNNNNNNNNNNNNNNNNNNNNNNNNNNNNNNNNNNNNNNNNNNNNNNNNNNNNNNNNNNNNNNNNNNNNNNNNNAGACACCACTTAAAATGGTAACATGGTAACAAAGGAGCAGAAGATAACACTTAAAATGGTAACAAAGGAGCAGTGGACTGATTAAAGAAATCTCGCAACTCCAGTGCAATCACCAAGAAGTGTCAGAGGAGAAATGCATTAAAAGACTTACAAATCAGGGTTTGCATCAATCTTGTTGAAAAAATCTCCGCTAGTGGGATACAACGAGCTCATCAATCTGTTCAAAACAACGTCTGTGTCTACATCGAAGTACTGAGTATATGAGTAGACGTTAAAAAAGCCCTTCCAGTTGTTTGATGGCTGTTGTTCAGGTCCTTCTACAGGTGCAGATAAAATGAAGTAAATTATCATAGAGGGCAGAAAAGTTTAAAGGATCTTGACATGAATAAGCACTATTTTTAATCATCATACTGTTACGTAACGTATAACCTCAACACAATGAACAGTTCAAAGTTAGAATCAACATATGTTGTCTACATAAAAGTTCTTCTGACTAATCAAATATATGGTGACTACTGAGTACTGACaaatatatgtcttaagaaaaatgccaaaaagGAGTATTTTTCTTTACCTGTTGGGCTCTCAAGAGTTTGATAACCCTTTGAATTGCTTCCACGATTTGGTGGAAATATCTGCATGTTTGCAGAAGGGCCTACAATATTGCAAACACACAAGCAACACTCAAAAGTCTTTCACTAccggaaaaaaaatcattttgcaAAAGATAGTTCAAGCAGCAAGtgagcaaaaacaaacataccTTCATTAACGCTTGCAATAGGTACATTTGTGCTTCTCTTGTCGTCGCCGATCACAGCCTTACCAAATAAAGGAATTAAGTAAGTAACAT
The Camelina sativa cultivar DH55 chromosome 6, Cs, whole genome shotgun sequence genome window above contains:
- the LOC104792813 gene encoding protein YIPF1 homolog — protein: MDESFANLQTSHLLGSVPAVIGDDKRSTNVPIASVNEGPSANMQIFPPNRGSNSKGYQTLESPTEGPEQQPSNNWKGFFNVYSYTQYFDVDTDVVLNRLMSSLYPTSGDFFNKIDANPDLYGLVWICTTLVFVLASLGNCATYLVKKRTQSDAPWIFDVNYMNLAASVIYGYAIIVPLGFYFSLRYMGSKADLLRFWCLWGYSLFIFIPISLPLLIPVEFLRWVIILLAGGASSSFVALNLQSYLETNNDITVVMGAAFGLQMVLSIFIKVWFFP